Proteins encoded together in one Eublepharis macularius isolate TG4126 chromosome 2, MPM_Emac_v1.0, whole genome shotgun sequence window:
- the LOC129323625 gene encoding hemoglobin subunit alpha-like has product MELSEADKKRVRAVWAGLSSQMEDIGEEALRRLFTVFPQSKAFFPHFDLSPGSADVKALGKKVMDGLSRVVTHLDQPCRDLVGLRALVVGKLGLDSATFQRLAQSILQTLQAHSRGAESPEEAAALDRFMQQVAAALYS; this is encoded by the exons ATGGAGCTCAGCGAGGCCGACAAGAAGCGCGTGAGGGCCGTCTGGGCCGGACTGAGCAGCCAGATGGAGGACATCGGCGAAGAGGCTCTCAGGAG GTTGTTCACGGTGTTCCCGCAGTCCAAGGCCTTCTTCCCCCACTTCGACCTCAGCCCGGGCTCCGCAGACGTGAAGGCGCTGGGCAAGAAGGTGATGGACGGGCTCTCCAGGGTCGTCACCCACCTGGACCAGCCCTGCCGCGACCTAGTTGGGCTCCGCGCCCTGGTCGTGGGGAAGCTGGGGCTGGACTCCGCCACCTTCCAG CGGCTGGCGCAGAGCATCCTGCAGACCCTCCAGGCCCACAGCCGAGGCGCCGAGAGCCCCGAGGAGGCCGCCGCCCTGGACAGGTTCATGCAGCAGGTGGCCGCCGCGCTGTACAGCTAG